The Haloarcula sp. CBA1127 genomic interval GGAGAGAGTGTCCCACACGTGTACAGATAGAGAGTACGGGTCACGGGACAGTGGTAGCTGTGATGCACAATTTCTGGTCGCGCGCACGCAAGCGCGCGACCAAGATCTACACGTCAGGACGTTACCGAAAATGTCGGGAATGCGGCCTAGATCTCGTCTAGGTGTTCGACGCCCTGCTTCGAGACGTTCCCCTTCGTGATGTCGCCGGGCATCCAGTCGGGTTTGTCGTCTGGGGCTTCCTCAACCCATGCCCACGCTTCATAGATGTGGACTTTGTGGGTCCCCTTCTCCCGTAGTCGTATCTCCTCAGGATCAGCCTGCTCTTCACCGTCGGCCGGCTCGAGTCGACGTGCTGCCTTCAGCGCAGCCTGTCGAGGTGTTCCGCCCGAGAAGACGCTCGATTCGTCACCGTCTTCGCGCAGTGCGAAGTTGCGCTTGTCACTGTCGGGTGCCATGGATTTCACCGCTCCATGCCAATTCAGCACATGGCAGAACATAAATATACCCCCCAATCCGCCCTCCGTCGGGGGATGCTTTTATACACTGATGCTGTCGCGTGCTGCTTCGACCTCCTAAACCGGCCGATTCAAGCCGTATATTCGGGTCGAAATCATCACGCGCGCCCAGAAAACCACCAGCCAGCGGCCGGCGGCACGGTAGACTTAAGTGTATCCTGCGGTGAAGTGCGGAGTAGGATAGCGCGATGGTGCGAAAGAAGAAGCTCAGCCCGAGTGGCGCCAAAGATGAGGACGGCGAGTACCACAACGTACATATCAACATTCACGAAGACGAGCTAGCCGTCGCCGGGATGGAGATCGGTGACGAAGTGTTCGTCCGCGTCCGCGACAACAAAATTATTATCCAGAAAGCAGACCCGGAAGAGGTCGAGCACGACTTTTAAGGCACCATCGACGGTGACACAGTGCCACTGGGCGGGGCTGTCGGGGCCGACGCCCGAAATCGGTCAGTCACCACCGTTCTTCGAGCTAACCCGAACACCCACACAATGAGACCCTACGATATCGCGAAACCACTCCTGTTTTCGCTGCCAGCAGAAACTGCCAACCGGAGCGTCCATCGACTGTTAGAAGCAGTTGATGGAACTCGAATCGCCGACGCGATGGCCGACCGCTACACCGTCGCTGACGACCGGCTCGC includes:
- a CDS encoding non-histone chromosomal MC1 family protein, which codes for MAPDSDKRNFALREDGDESSVFSGGTPRQAALKAARRLEPADGEEQADPEEIRLREKGTHKVHIYEAWAWVEEAPDDKPDWMPGDITKGNVSKQGVEHLDEI